The Mycolicibacterium mageritense genome contains a region encoding:
- the cwsA gene encoding cell wall synthesis protein CwsA produces the protein MTANTDARLAPSQRLSRGLKYTAVGPVDITRGVIGIGAGTVQATASELHRRYESGKLRRQLAAAAQAVAALPEIVQAEIAQETAPAKRRRRPLLIAAVAAAVLAGGAVAFSIVRRSMRPEPSPLPPSVEVTPKP, from the coding sequence ATGACCGCGAACACCGATGCCCGGTTGGCCCCCAGTCAACGACTGTCCCGCGGATTGAAGTACACCGCGGTCGGGCCCGTGGACATCACCCGCGGCGTCATCGGGATCGGCGCAGGGACCGTTCAGGCCACGGCGTCAGAGCTGCACAGGCGCTATGAGTCGGGCAAGCTGCGCCGCCAGCTCGCCGCGGCAGCCCAAGCCGTCGCAGCCCTGCCCGAAATCGTCCAGGCCGAGATCGCCCAGGAAACCGCACCCGCCAAGCGGCGTCGTCGTCCGCTGCTCATCGCAGCCGTCGCCGCGGCCGTGCTGGCCGGGGGAGCGGTGGCGTTCTCGATCGTCCGGCGGTCGATGCGCCCCGAGCCGTCACCGCTACCGCCGAGTGTCGAGGTCACACCCAAGCCGTAG
- a CDS encoding peptidylprolyl isomerase: MTSPIQTATATLHTNRGDIKIALFGNHAPKTVANFVGLAQGTKDYSTENASGGTSGPFYDGAVFHRVIDGFMIQGGDPTGTGRGGPGYQFADEFHPELQFDKPYLLAMANAGPGTNGSQFFITVGKTPHLNRRHTIFGEVVDPESQKVVDAIASTATDRSDRPTEPVVIESVTVA; encoded by the coding sequence GTGACGAGCCCCATTCAGACCGCGACCGCGACCCTGCACACCAACCGCGGCGACATCAAGATCGCACTGTTCGGAAACCACGCTCCGAAGACGGTGGCCAACTTCGTTGGTCTGGCGCAAGGCACCAAGGACTACAGCACCGAGAACGCCTCTGGGGGCACGTCCGGCCCGTTCTACGACGGCGCGGTCTTCCACCGCGTGATCGACGGCTTCATGATCCAGGGTGGCGATCCCACGGGCACCGGCCGCGGTGGCCCGGGCTACCAGTTCGCCGACGAGTTCCACCCCGAGTTGCAGTTCGACAAGCCCTACCTGCTGGCGATGGCGAATGCCGGCCCGGGCACCAATGGGTCGCAGTTCTTCATCACGGTCGGCAAGACCCCGCACCTGAACCGGCGGCACACCATCTTCGGTGAGGTCGTGGATCCGGAGTCGCAGAAGGTCGTCGACGCGATCGCGTCCACCGCGACGGATCGCTCTGACCGCCCGACCGAGCCCGTCGTGATCGAGTCGGTCACCGTGGCGTAA
- a CDS encoding TetR/AcrR family transcriptional regulator has translation MVRGQQRVDAILAATLDLVAEHGYPALTMDAVAARANASKATIYRRWRNKAELVKAALDAYDARQNSVIPDTGSLRGDLMAVLDMLRDKSSEHFTAIIGSLVAASRHDRELAAALREHVDNEELSPFHDALHRAIGRGDLPPDTDAVLIHDVAEAMILRQLQIGAALDDAFAARLVDDILLRLLHREGNS, from the coding sequence GTGGTACGAGGGCAACAACGCGTCGACGCGATCCTGGCCGCCACCCTGGACCTGGTGGCCGAACACGGCTATCCCGCGCTGACCATGGACGCCGTGGCCGCGCGCGCGAACGCGAGCAAGGCGACCATCTATCGTCGTTGGCGCAACAAGGCCGAACTGGTCAAGGCCGCGCTCGACGCGTACGACGCCCGGCAGAACTCCGTGATCCCCGATACCGGGAGCCTGCGCGGCGATCTGATGGCGGTTCTGGATATGTTGCGGGACAAGTCATCTGAACACTTCACCGCGATCATCGGCTCACTCGTCGCGGCGAGCAGACATGACCGGGAACTGGCCGCGGCACTGCGCGAGCACGTCGACAACGAGGAGTTGTCCCCGTTTCACGATGCCCTGCACCGCGCGATCGGTCGCGGCGATCTGCCACCCGACACCGACGCCGTCCTGATCCACGACGTCGCCGAAGCAATGATCCTGCGCCAGTTGCAGATTGGCGCAGCCCTCGATGATGCGTTCGCAGCCCGCCTCGTCGACGACATTCTGCTGCGCCTGCTGCACCGGGAAGGAAATTCATGA
- a CDS encoding PH domain-containing protein, with amino-acid sequence MQQTQWSPPTFGIAACGIAGLMMAIAAVTVITDPPGRVLASIAAVGLLTFASFSWRARPKLAITGDGLTIGGWVRPRVIRRNDIRGIRITEFRRLARKVRLLEIETVDDRLTVFSRWDLGTDPLTVLDALTAAGY; translated from the coding sequence GTGCAGCAAACACAATGGAGTCCCCCGACCTTCGGAATCGCAGCTTGCGGCATAGCCGGACTTATGATGGCTATCGCGGCTGTGACCGTGATCACAGACCCTCCGGGACGTGTTCTTGCCAGCATTGCCGCGGTGGGATTGCTCACGTTTGCAAGCTTCTCGTGGCGCGCACGGCCAAAGCTGGCAATCACCGGAGACGGTCTCACCATCGGCGGCTGGGTGCGGCCTCGGGTGATTCGTCGCAATGACATCCGAGGGATCCGCATCACCGAGTTCCGCAGACTCGCGCGGAAGGTGCGCCTTTTGGAGATCGAAACCGTGGATGACCGGCTCACGGTGTTCAGTCGGTGGGATCTGGGCACCGACCCGCTGACGGTGCTCGACGCGCTCACCGCGGCCGGGTACTGA
- the crgA gene encoding cell division protein CrgA, with product MPKSKVRKKNDFTIKPVSRTPVKVKAGPSSVWFVALFIGLMLFGLAWLLVFQLAATNPIDTPSFLQWMSDLGPWNYAVAFAFMITGLLLTMRWR from the coding sequence ATGCCCAAGTCCAAAGTCCGCAAAAAGAATGACTTCACCATCAAGCCGGTGAGCCGGACACCGGTCAAGGTCAAGGCCGGGCCGTCCAGCGTCTGGTTCGTCGCGCTGTTCATCGGTCTGATGCTGTTCGGCCTGGCCTGGCTGCTGGTGTTCCAGCTCGCCGCCACCAATCCGATCGACACGCCTTCGTTCCTTCAGTGGATGTCCGATCTCGGTCCGTGGAACTACGCGGTCGCCTTTGCTTTCATGATCACCGGTCTGTTGCTCACGATGCGCTGGCGCTGA
- a CDS encoding DUF881 domain-containing protein — protein sequence MDRPDRSRWRFGVPVVCLLAGLLLAATHGVSGGGEIRRSDAPRLVDLVREAQQSVDRLTTQRDTLATEIDSHHGGSPSSHAALNAIVERTAQLAADANLEPIRGPGLVVTLNDAQRDAQGRFPRDAAPDDLVVHQQDIQAVLNALWSAGAEGIQMQDQRIIATSAPRCVGNTLLLNGRTYSPPYVITAIGDPAAMQAALAAAPLVTLYKQYVVRFGLGYLEEPRAQVDLVGHTEPVRMRYAKPAGPIGY from the coding sequence ATGGACCGACCGGATCGTTCGCGATGGCGGTTCGGCGTGCCCGTCGTGTGCCTGCTCGCGGGTCTCCTGCTGGCCGCGACGCACGGGGTGTCCGGCGGGGGCGAGATTCGCCGCAGTGACGCGCCGCGCCTGGTCGATCTGGTGCGCGAGGCCCAGCAGTCGGTCGACCGGCTCACCACGCAACGGGACACTTTGGCCACCGAGATAGACAGCCACCACGGCGGCTCCCCCAGCTCGCACGCCGCGCTGAACGCGATCGTCGAACGCACCGCCCAACTGGCGGCCGACGCGAATCTCGAGCCCATTCGCGGTCCGGGCCTAGTCGTCACCCTCAACGACGCTCAGCGCGACGCCCAGGGCCGGTTCCCGCGTGACGCCGCACCCGACGACCTCGTAGTGCATCAGCAGGACATCCAGGCCGTGCTCAACGCGCTCTGGAGCGCAGGCGCGGAAGGCATCCAGATGCAGGATCAGCGCATCATCGCCACGTCGGCGCCGCGCTGTGTCGGCAACACCCTGCTGCTCAACGGCCGCACGTACAGCCCGCCCTACGTCATCACGGCCATCGGTGACCCGGCCGCCATGCAGGCCGCGCTGGCCGCCGCGCCGCTGGTGACCCTCTACAAGCAGTATGTGGTGCGGTTCGGGCTGGGCTATCTCGAAGAGCCCCGCGCGCAGGTGGATCTGGTCGGGCACACCGAACCCGTGCGGATGCGGTACGCGAAACCCGCAGGACCGATCGGCTACTAA